A region of Bacillus cabrialesii DNA encodes the following proteins:
- the dctS gene encoding two-component system sensor histidine kinase DctS: protein MNKKKLSIRWKITILSYILVIFSFLIGGIVLIGNIQHTEERELKKRLMNTARTVSEMTEVKEALTRKKQTEAVRRAVEEIRMINEADYIVVMDMNHIRYTHPVRTSIGKKSEGADEEAAFAEHIYFSEANGEIGTAVRAFYPVKDHDLNQIGVVLVGKTLPGIADILLHLKRDIAFIVVLTLGFGLAGSLLLARHIKKQMFQLEPHEIVRMYEERTATFHSMNEGVIAIDNRLIITIFNEKAKQIFEVQGNLVGKVIWEVLKDSRLPEIVERNKAVYNEEIRVSGKVIMSSRIPIVMKKKVIGAVAIFQDRTEAAKMAEELTGVKNFVEALRVQNHEHMNKLHTIAGLIQLGKSEKAMQLAFQASTEQENVTEFLQRSIQNDAAAGLLLSKIRRGRELGIAVHIDENSSLQQFPEHVDQHDIVVLLGNLIENAFGSFESVQSDDKRIDISIEQTDDILAILIEDNGCGIEPAHMPHLYDKGFTVNKTGGTGYGLYLVKQITDKGSGTIEVDSHTGRGTAFSIVFPMKGEEAQHGS from the coding sequence ATGAACAAAAAGAAGCTTTCAATCCGTTGGAAAATCACGATCTTATCCTATATCCTCGTCATTTTCTCCTTTTTGATCGGCGGCATTGTGCTCATCGGCAATATCCAGCATACCGAGGAGCGCGAGCTGAAAAAGCGGCTGATGAATACGGCTCGGACGGTGTCGGAGATGACAGAAGTGAAAGAGGCTCTGACAAGAAAAAAACAAACAGAAGCTGTTCGCCGCGCGGTTGAAGAAATCAGGATGATTAATGAAGCAGACTATATTGTCGTCATGGATATGAATCATATCCGCTACACGCATCCTGTCAGGACAAGCATCGGCAAAAAATCTGAGGGGGCAGACGAAGAGGCGGCGTTTGCGGAGCACATTTATTTTTCAGAAGCTAATGGCGAGATCGGCACGGCGGTCCGCGCTTTTTATCCGGTAAAGGATCACGATCTAAATCAGATTGGCGTTGTGCTTGTCGGGAAAACACTGCCCGGGATCGCCGACATCCTGCTTCATTTAAAACGTGATATCGCGTTCATCGTTGTGCTGACCCTTGGCTTCGGCCTCGCAGGTTCCTTACTGCTGGCCCGTCATATCAAAAAACAAATGTTCCAGCTTGAGCCCCATGAGATTGTCCGTATGTATGAAGAACGGACAGCGACGTTTCACTCCATGAATGAAGGCGTGATTGCCATCGACAATCGTCTCATCATCACGATTTTTAATGAAAAAGCGAAACAGATCTTTGAGGTGCAGGGGAATCTGGTCGGAAAGGTGATCTGGGAGGTTCTCAAGGATTCTCGACTGCCCGAAATCGTGGAGCGGAACAAAGCGGTTTATAATGAAGAAATTCGCGTCAGCGGAAAAGTGATCATGAGCAGCAGAATTCCGATTGTCATGAAGAAAAAAGTCATCGGCGCCGTCGCGATTTTTCAGGACAGAACGGAAGCGGCTAAGATGGCAGAGGAATTGACTGGCGTCAAAAACTTTGTAGAGGCGCTTCGCGTCCAAAACCATGAGCATATGAATAAGCTGCATACAATCGCCGGCCTCATCCAGCTGGGTAAATCTGAAAAAGCCATGCAGCTCGCATTCCAGGCGTCAACCGAGCAGGAAAATGTGACTGAGTTTCTGCAACGATCGATTCAAAATGACGCAGCGGCCGGCCTTTTATTAAGTAAAATCAGAAGGGGAAGGGAGCTCGGCATTGCTGTCCATATAGATGAAAACAGCAGTCTGCAGCAATTTCCCGAGCATGTTGATCAGCATGATATCGTCGTGCTTCTCGGCAACCTGATTGAAAATGCCTTCGGTTCGTTTGAATCCGTTCAATCTGATGACAAACGAATTGACATCAGCATCGAACAAACGGATGATATCCTCGCCATTTTAATAGAAGATAACGGCTGCGGAATTGAACCCGCACATATGCCGCACCTTTACGACAAAGGATTTACGGTCAATAAAACAGGCGGAACAGGCTATGGCCTGTATTTAGTGAAACAAATCACGGACAAAGGATCGGGCACGATAGAGGTTGATTCACACACGGGGAGGGGAACAGCTTTTTCTATCGTTTTTCCAATGAAGGGAGAGGAAGCACAGCATGGCTCGTAA
- the dctR gene encoding two-component system response regulator DctR yields MARKEWKVLLIEDDPMVQEVNKDFITTVKGFTVCATAGNGEEGIKLIKEKQPDLVILDVYMPKKDGIKTLQEIRKQKLEVDVIVVSAAKDKETISLMLQNGAADYILKPFKLERMRQALEKYKQYKQKIEAHDTLSQEQLDAILHMPQQAVQNLPKGLNHFTMNEVTAFLKQQTAPLSAEEVAKALGIARVTARRYLDYLEKNGTIKLDVQYGGVGRPVNRYVFKG; encoded by the coding sequence ATGGCTCGTAAGGAATGGAAGGTTCTGCTCATTGAGGACGATCCGATGGTTCAAGAGGTAAACAAGGATTTCATCACAACTGTCAAGGGCTTTACTGTCTGTGCAACAGCGGGAAACGGAGAAGAAGGCATTAAGCTGATTAAAGAAAAACAGCCCGACCTCGTCATTCTCGATGTGTACATGCCGAAAAAAGACGGAATCAAAACCTTGCAGGAGATCAGAAAGCAAAAACTTGAAGTGGATGTCATCGTCGTCTCCGCCGCAAAAGACAAAGAAACGATCTCTCTTATGTTGCAAAATGGTGCGGCTGACTATATTTTAAAACCGTTTAAGCTTGAGCGAATGAGACAGGCACTTGAAAAGTACAAGCAATACAAACAAAAAATTGAAGCGCATGATACGCTGTCCCAGGAACAGCTCGATGCGATCCTGCATATGCCGCAGCAGGCCGTACAGAACCTGCCGAAGGGATTGAATCATTTCACAATGAATGAAGTCACTGCTTTTTTAAAACAGCAAACCGCACCGCTTTCTGCGGAAGAAGTCGCCAAGGCGCTCGGCATCGCCAGGGTGACAGCCAGACGATACCTTGATTACCTTGAAAAAAACGGAACGATTAAGCTGGACGTTCAATACGGAGGAGTCGGCCGGCCTGTTAACCGCTACGTGTTTAAAGGATAA
- the dctP gene encoding C4-dicarboxylate transporter DctP, which yields MKLFKNLTVQVITAVIIGVIVGLVWPDVGKEMKPLGDTFINAVKMVIAPIIFFTIVLGIAKMGDMKKVGKVGGKAFIYFEVVTTLALIIGLFVVNIMKPGAGLDYSKLEKGDVSQYTQNGGQGIDWIEFVTHIVPSNMVDAFAKGDILQVLFFSILFGVGLAALGEKGKSVIDFFDKVSHVFFKIIGYIMRAAPIGAFGAMAYTIGHFGLDSIKPLASLMMSVYITMFLFVFVALNIICKFYGFSLWNYLRFIKDELLIVLGTSSSESVLPRMMDKMERYGCSKSVVGLVIPTGYSFNLDGTSIYLSMATVFLAQVFGVDLSIGQQITIILVLMLTSKGAAGVTGSGFIVLASTLSALQVIPLEGLALLLGVDRFMSEGRAIVNLIGNGIATIIVAKSENEFDEAKSVEAVEGMKKMKTAV from the coding sequence ATGAAACTGTTTAAAAATTTAACAGTTCAGGTCATAACCGCGGTCATCATCGGGGTCATTGTCGGGCTGGTCTGGCCGGATGTCGGCAAAGAAATGAAGCCGCTTGGCGATACATTTATCAATGCTGTTAAAATGGTAATCGCTCCAATTATTTTCTTCACAATCGTTCTCGGGATTGCAAAAATGGGCGATATGAAGAAGGTTGGAAAAGTAGGGGGAAAAGCGTTTATTTATTTTGAGGTTGTTACGACCCTCGCACTCATTATCGGTTTGTTTGTCGTCAATATTATGAAGCCGGGCGCCGGCCTTGATTACAGCAAGCTTGAAAAGGGAGATGTATCACAATACACGCAAAATGGCGGTCAGGGAATCGACTGGATTGAATTTGTCACACACATTGTTCCGTCCAACATGGTTGATGCCTTCGCAAAAGGGGACATTTTGCAGGTCTTATTCTTTTCTATTCTTTTCGGAGTCGGTCTTGCGGCTTTAGGTGAAAAAGGGAAAAGCGTCATTGATTTCTTCGACAAGGTTTCTCACGTCTTTTTCAAAATCATTGGCTACATTATGCGTGCGGCGCCAATCGGGGCATTCGGGGCGATGGCGTATACGATCGGGCACTTCGGTCTCGATTCCATCAAGCCGCTGGCAAGCTTAATGATGTCTGTGTATATTACGATGTTCCTGTTCGTATTTGTTGCGTTAAATATCATCTGCAAGTTTTACGGATTCAGTCTGTGGAATTACTTGCGCTTCATTAAAGATGAGCTTCTGATCGTGCTTGGCACAAGCTCTTCCGAATCGGTGCTTCCGCGCATGATGGATAAAATGGAGCGCTACGGCTGTTCGAAATCCGTTGTCGGGCTTGTCATTCCGACGGGCTATTCGTTTAACCTCGACGGCACATCCATTTATTTATCAATGGCGACTGTGTTTCTGGCACAGGTGTTTGGCGTAGATCTCAGCATCGGGCAGCAAATTACGATTATCCTCGTTCTGATGCTGACATCGAAGGGAGCGGCCGGTGTGACGGGCAGCGGATTTATCGTCCTCGCCTCAACGCTGTCAGCGCTTCAGGTCATTCCGCTGGAGGGTCTTGCGCTTCTGCTTGGAGTCGACCGTTTCATGAGTGAAGGCAGAGCGATTGTGAATCTGATCGGGAACGGAATCGCCACGATCATTGTTGCAAAAAGCGAAAATGAATTCGATGAAGCGAAAAGCGTAGAGGCTGTGGAAGGCATGAAAAAAATGAAAACAGCAGTCTGA
- a CDS encoding AI-2E family transporter, with product MAALVKFFQHPGVRRFSVFVVLTGVLYLFKSMINLILLTFIFTFLMDRLELVVRQFLSRFFRVSQRVVITFLYMLLAVLLTVGGFVFYPVVAAQIQQLVKQIKHIAYHPDTIPFFDEITSVFGDINISSYVKEGFNVLYTYLADISTFGLQIVLALILSMFFLFEKKRLSEFMGKFKTSKLAVFYEEIAFFGSKFARTFGKVLEAQFIIALVNCILTFIALWIMHFPQLFGLSIMVFFLGLIPVAGVVISLIPLSIIAYSTGGGMYVLYIVLVIFAIHAIETYFLNPKLMSAKTELPIFFTFTVLIFSEHFFGIWGLIIGIPIFVFLLDILDVTNKEEGPKRFQEKSNKK from the coding sequence ATGGCCGCTTTAGTTAAATTTTTTCAGCACCCGGGAGTAAGGCGTTTTTCCGTCTTTGTCGTGTTAACTGGTGTGTTATATCTATTTAAGAGCATGATCAACTTAATATTGCTTACCTTCATTTTCACATTTCTTATGGATCGTTTGGAGCTTGTCGTACGGCAGTTTTTAAGCCGGTTCTTCCGTGTAAGCCAGCGGGTTGTCATTACGTTTCTTTACATGCTGCTGGCTGTGCTGCTTACAGTCGGAGGATTTGTATTTTATCCGGTCGTCGCGGCGCAGATTCAGCAGCTCGTTAAGCAGATTAAACATATTGCATATCACCCGGACACCATCCCTTTCTTTGATGAGATTACAAGCGTTTTCGGAGATATTAATATCAGTTCGTATGTCAAAGAAGGTTTCAATGTGTTGTATACGTATCTGGCCGATATCAGCACATTCGGTTTGCAGATCGTGCTGGCGCTTATCCTCAGCATGTTTTTCTTATTTGAGAAAAAGCGGCTTTCTGAATTTATGGGGAAATTTAAAACGAGCAAACTGGCGGTCTTTTATGAGGAAATTGCTTTTTTCGGAAGCAAATTTGCAAGAACGTTCGGCAAGGTGCTTGAGGCTCAATTCATCATTGCGCTCGTCAACTGCATTCTGACGTTTATCGCGCTTTGGATTATGCATTTCCCGCAGCTGTTCGGGCTTTCGATTATGGTGTTCTTCCTTGGATTGATCCCTGTAGCAGGCGTCGTCATTTCTCTGATCCCGCTCAGTATTATCGCCTACAGCACTGGCGGCGGAATGTATGTGCTCTACATTGTGCTCGTCATATTCGCGATTCATGCGATTGAAACGTATTTCTTAAATCCGAAGCTGATGTCCGCGAAAACAGAGCTGCCGATCTTTTTCACCTTCACAGTACTCATTTTCTCTGAGCACTTTTTCGGCATTTGGGGTTTAATTATCGGGATTCCGATCTTTGTGTTTCTCCTTGATATTCTTGATGTCACCAACAAGGAAGAAGGACCCAAAAGATTCCAAGAGAAAAGTAACAAAAAATAG
- a CDS encoding dicarboxylate/amino acid:cation symporter, whose amino-acid sequence MKLAKKIIIALVLGAVTGIILNVTSPELFENLNKFVFGPLGTIFLNLIKMLVVPIVFFSLTLGVAGLGDPKKLGRIGVKAISYFLITTAVAITIGLILALVIKPGEFGTYDVSSAKFDAEEAPSIADTLLNIIPANPVQAMTEGNMLQIIAFSIFVGLGITMLGKKADMLLKVVEQGNELMMYLVNLVMKFAPYGTFGLIATAIGSQGFSAIKAMGLYMIVVTLSLVIHAIVTYGSTVALLAKRNPITFFKDFSEVMVVAFSTSSSNATLPVSMDVAQKKLKVPEPISSFVQPLGATINMDGTAIMQGVATVFIAQVFGHDLTFTQLLMVILTAVLASVGTAGVPGVGLIMLAMVLQSVGLPVEGIGLILGIDRLLDMLRTVVNTTGDAACAVIITETEKNKQPEQTSTLSV is encoded by the coding sequence ATGAAACTGGCTAAAAAGATAATCATAGCGTTAGTGCTAGGTGCGGTGACGGGAATTATTCTTAACGTAACATCACCTGAATTATTTGAAAATTTGAATAAGTTTGTATTTGGTCCGCTTGGCACCATCTTTTTAAACCTCATTAAAATGCTTGTCGTTCCGATTGTCTTTTTCTCACTGACGCTGGGAGTAGCCGGGCTGGGTGATCCTAAGAAGCTTGGCAGAATCGGCGTGAAAGCCATTTCTTATTTTCTCATCACGACAGCAGTGGCAATTACGATCGGCCTTATTCTTGCTCTTGTGATTAAACCTGGTGAATTTGGGACTTATGATGTTTCATCTGCAAAGTTTGATGCTGAAGAAGCGCCAAGTATTGCCGACACCCTTTTGAACATTATTCCTGCGAATCCGGTTCAAGCGATGACAGAAGGAAATATGCTCCAAATCATCGCATTTTCTATTTTTGTAGGGCTCGGAATCACGATGCTCGGCAAAAAAGCAGATATGCTTCTAAAAGTAGTTGAACAGGGAAATGAATTGATGATGTATCTCGTCAACCTAGTCATGAAGTTTGCGCCATACGGAACGTTCGGCCTGATAGCGACTGCAATCGGCAGCCAAGGCTTCAGCGCGATTAAGGCGATGGGACTTTATATGATTGTTGTTACGCTGTCCCTGGTCATTCATGCAATCGTGACGTACGGTTCAACGGTTGCTCTTTTGGCAAAACGAAATCCGATTACGTTCTTTAAAGATTTCTCAGAGGTCATGGTCGTCGCGTTCAGTACTTCCAGCAGCAATGCGACCTTGCCGGTATCCATGGATGTGGCCCAGAAAAAATTAAAAGTGCCTGAGCCGATCAGCAGCTTTGTTCAGCCGCTCGGCGCTACAATTAATATGGACGGAACAGCCATCATGCAAGGGGTAGCCACCGTCTTCATCGCGCAGGTATTCGGGCATGATCTGACATTCACGCAGTTGCTGATGGTTATACTGACGGCAGTGTTGGCAAGTGTCGGCACCGCGGGTGTTCCTGGGGTCGGCTTGATTATGCTCGCCATGGTGCTTCAATCTGTCGGCCTGCCTGTCGAGGGAATCGGATTGATTCTCGGAATTGACCGCCTGCTTGATATGCTCCGTACAGTGGTGAATACAACAGGTGACGCGGCCTGTGCCGTCATCATCACAGAAACCGAAAAGAACAAACAGCCTGAGCAAACGTCGACTCTATCGGTTTAA
- a CDS encoding ABC transporter ATP-binding protein, whose protein sequence is MAEPILHIEGLDKKIGSKQILKQISMDVMEGEIIGLLGPNGSGKTTLIRIIVGLLTQNSGNVTISGFQHDTEFEKAMEAVGAIVENPEFYPYLTGWENLKHFANMHKKIADERLDEVVERVGLTSAIHDKVKTYSLGMRQRLGIAQAILHRPKLLILDEPTNGLDPAGMKDFRDHIKELAEQEGTAVLFATHLLREVEDLCDRVIIIQKGEIKAEVSLHGTDQKTEKAVIEVQPEEKALNWLAGNQYQAERKDGAIVVEVAKENIPELNRSLVGQGLNVFSIMPYTQSLEDEFIKATAHQEEGEELV, encoded by the coding sequence ATGGCTGAGCCGATTTTACATATTGAAGGCCTCGATAAAAAGATTGGATCAAAACAGATTTTAAAACAGATCAGCATGGACGTCATGGAGGGAGAAATCATCGGCCTGCTCGGTCCGAATGGTTCCGGAAAAACAACCCTCATCCGTATCATCGTCGGGCTGTTAACACAAAACAGCGGAAACGTGACCATCAGCGGTTTCCAGCATGATACAGAGTTTGAAAAAGCGATGGAGGCTGTGGGAGCGATCGTCGAAAACCCTGAGTTCTATCCGTACCTGACAGGCTGGGAAAACCTTAAGCACTTTGCGAATATGCACAAAAAAATAGCGGATGAACGGCTTGATGAAGTGGTGGAACGTGTCGGGCTGACGTCAGCGATTCATGATAAGGTGAAAACCTACTCCCTCGGCATGCGCCAGCGTCTTGGCATCGCACAAGCGATTCTTCATCGGCCAAAGCTTCTCATTCTAGATGAACCGACGAACGGTCTCGATCCTGCGGGCATGAAGGATTTTCGCGATCATATAAAAGAGCTCGCAGAACAGGAAGGAACAGCAGTCCTGTTCGCAACCCATTTATTGCGTGAGGTTGAGGATCTCTGCGACCGTGTCATCATTATTCAAAAAGGTGAAATCAAAGCGGAAGTCAGCTTGCATGGAACAGATCAAAAAACAGAAAAAGCGGTCATTGAAGTGCAGCCGGAAGAAAAAGCGCTCAATTGGCTGGCAGGCAATCAATATCAAGCTGAGCGGAAAGACGGGGCGATTGTTGTTGAGGTAGCAAAAGAAAACATTCCGGAGCTGAACCGCTCACTTGTCGGACAAGGCCTCAATGTCTTTTCTATTATGCCTTACACGCAATCACTGGAAGACGAATTCATAAAAGCGACTGCTCATCAAGAGGAGGGAGAAGAACTTGTCTAA
- a CDS encoding ABC transporter permease, translated as MSKLIWNEHMKLFNRKVTFVSLILMAVFQFFMALIIKRIVISAGTDENFIGYLSYTPSLNILLQALTIVIAATIVSMEFDKKTIKFLLIRPVKRQKIFWSKLITVVMVSFYLYLAYYILALLFGLVFFGTSVSAESKTLLINTLELIGSNWLEAVMMGLFGLLCSSLFRNSAVAVVVSFVVLYGASTLVQLMKLFENKWGSFLLFANTDFTQYSSGQTALFSGMTPLFSVGIIIIHAIFFIAVGWWCFCKRDVRV; from the coding sequence TTGTCTAAATTAATTTGGAATGAACATATGAAACTTTTTAATCGGAAGGTCACATTTGTATCTCTTATCCTGATGGCGGTCTTTCAATTTTTCATGGCTTTGATCATTAAACGGATTGTCATCAGTGCCGGAACAGATGAAAACTTCATCGGCTATTTATCGTATACACCGAGTCTGAACATCCTGCTTCAGGCTTTAACGATCGTGATTGCAGCGACAATTGTTTCAATGGAATTCGATAAAAAGACGATCAAATTTCTGCTCATTCGTCCGGTTAAACGCCAAAAGATCTTTTGGTCAAAATTAATCACAGTCGTGATGGTCAGCTTTTATTTGTATTTGGCATACTACATTCTGGCATTGTTATTCGGTCTCGTCTTTTTCGGCACATCCGTGAGCGCGGAATCAAAGACATTGCTGATCAACACCTTGGAGCTGATCGGGTCAAACTGGCTTGAAGCCGTAATGATGGGATTATTCGGGCTGCTTTGTTCTTCACTGTTCCGCAACAGCGCGGTAGCAGTCGTCGTTTCTTTTGTTGTTTTATATGGAGCGAGTACACTTGTCCAGCTCATGAAGCTATTCGAAAACAAATGGGGGAGCTTTTTGCTTTTTGCGAACACTGACTTTACCCAATACAGCAGCGGACAGACAGCCCTGTTTTCAGGCATGACGCCGTTGTTTTCAGTGGGGATTATCATCATACATGCTATATTCTTCATCGCCGTTGGCTGGTGGTGCTTCTGTAAACGGGATGTCCGGGTGTAA
- a CDS encoding acyl-CoA dehydrogenase family protein, with amino-acid sequence MSLFIQNDQQRQWMEKIGRLADEFQQTAAEDDEQGRFPVEKIQKLRDAGYTALTLPASHGGGGISVYDMLLFQERLARGDAAAALSIGWHLSVIGELGEGNSWNKDVFSFIAKEVQNGAVINRAATEAQTGSPTRGGRPGTNAVKKDGKWAVNGRKTFTTMSQALDYFLVTAWIEEKQTTGVFLIHKDDPGLSIEETWDMMAMRATGSHDLVLNEVTLEEDKLVELLQGPRGAKPNGWLLHIPAIYLGIAQAARDYAVQFASEYSPNSLKGPIKDVPAVQQRTGEMELELLNARHFLFHIAQLYDNPERRPHLKSELGAAKHIVTNAALSVVDKAMRIVGAKSLERTNPLQRYYRDVRAGLHNPPMDDAVIQKLAAEAFES; translated from the coding sequence ATGTCATTATTTATACAAAACGATCAACAACGGCAATGGATGGAGAAAATCGGACGGCTTGCGGATGAATTTCAGCAAACAGCCGCTGAAGATGACGAACAGGGGCGTTTTCCTGTCGAGAAAATACAAAAATTGCGTGATGCCGGATATACGGCATTAACATTGCCTGCATCTCATGGAGGAGGGGGCATTTCTGTTTACGATATGCTTCTGTTTCAAGAACGGCTGGCACGGGGAGATGCTGCTGCGGCGCTGAGCATTGGCTGGCATTTGAGTGTAATCGGAGAGCTTGGGGAAGGCAACAGCTGGAATAAAGATGTGTTTTCGTTTATTGCCAAGGAAGTCCAAAACGGAGCCGTCATCAACAGGGCGGCGACAGAAGCGCAAACCGGAAGCCCGACCAGAGGAGGGCGTCCCGGTACAAACGCCGTCAAAAAGGATGGCAAATGGGCAGTGAACGGAAGAAAAACCTTTACCACGATGTCACAAGCACTGGATTATTTTTTAGTGACGGCATGGATTGAAGAAAAACAAACAACGGGCGTGTTTCTCATTCATAAAGATGATCCCGGTTTGTCGATTGAAGAAACGTGGGATATGATGGCGATGCGGGCGACTGGAAGCCATGACCTTGTACTGAATGAGGTAACGCTTGAGGAGGATAAGCTGGTTGAATTGCTTCAAGGGCCTCGGGGAGCCAAGCCGAATGGCTGGCTGCTTCACATTCCGGCGATTTATCTTGGTATTGCTCAAGCTGCCCGGGACTATGCGGTACAATTCGCATCTGAGTATTCTCCGAACAGTTTGAAGGGACCGATCAAGGATGTCCCGGCCGTACAGCAAAGAACAGGCGAAATGGAGCTTGAACTGCTTAATGCCAGACATTTTCTTTTCCATATCGCTCAATTGTATGACAATCCGGAGCGCCGCCCTCACTTGAAAAGCGAGCTTGGTGCGGCGAAACATATCGTCACAAATGCTGCGCTGTCTGTTGTCGATAAAGCGATGAGAATTGTTGGGGCGAAAAGCCTTGAACGGACTAACCCGCTTCAGCGCTACTATCGGGATGTGCGGGCCGGTCTCCATAACCCGCCGATGGATGACGCGGTCATTCAAAAACTGGCTGCAGAAGCGTTTGAGTCATGA
- the fbpB gene encoding Fur-regulated basic protein FbpB, which yields MNTNMSGGRRSMPKRKVKTYQQLIQENKEAIMGNPKLMNVIYDRIDRKHQKNLQEQNNT from the coding sequence GTGAATACAAACATGTCAGGAGGGCGCCGGAGCATGCCGAAGCGTAAAGTAAAAACCTACCAGCAGCTAATCCAGGAAAACAAAGAGGCGATTATGGGCAATCCAAAACTCATGAACGTGATTTATGACAGAATCGACCGCAAGCATCAAAAAAACCTCCAAGAGCAAAACAATACATAA
- a CDS encoding Fur-regulated basic protein FbpA yields MTPQSAETRKKQLIHLLIQNGIYKKSKRHLYELSLTELESEYKHVRRAPEHAEA; encoded by the coding sequence ATGACACCTCAGTCTGCAGAAACCAGAAAAAAACAGCTCATTCATCTGTTAATACAGAATGGTATATACAAAAAGTCAAAGCGTCATTTGTATGAATTGTCGCTGACGGAGTTAGAAAGTGAATACAAACATGTCAGGAGGGCGCCGGAGCATGCCGAAGCGTAA